TGAACGCTTCCTCGGTAAGTTCGGTAAGAGTATCGAGGGTTCCGGCGGTCAGTTTGAAGAAGGGTTTATGGCAATGGGCGCGCTGGGTCTGGCGATGGTCGGTATGACCGCGCTGGCACCGGTGATGGCGCATGTGCTGGGACCTGTGATTATTCCGTTGTACGAGATGCTGGGTGCTAACCCATCGATGTTCGCCGGTACGCTGTTGGCCTGCGATATGGGCGGCTTCTTCCTCGCCAAAGAGCTGGCGGGCGGCGATGTGGCGGCGTGGCTATACTCAGGTTTAATTCTCGGCGCGATGATGGGGCCGACGCTGGTTTTCTCTATCCCGGTGGCGCTCGGCATCATCGAACCGTCTGACCGTCGTTACCTGGCACTCGGCGTGCTGGCCGGTATTGTCACCATCCCTGTCGGCTGTATCGCCGGAGGGTTGATTGCCATGTACTCCGGCGTTGAGGTCAACGGCCAGCCGGTAGAGTTCACCTTCGCGCTGATCCTGATGAACATGATCCCGGTATTGATTGTGGCGGTGCTGGTGGCGCTGGGGCTGAAATTTATCCCGGAAAAAATGATCAACGGTTTCCAGATCTTCGCCAAATTCCTCGTGGCGCTGATAACGATCGGTCTGGCGGCGGCGGTGGTGAAGTTCCTGCTGGGCTGGGAGCTGATCCCGGGTCTTGATCCTATCTTTATGGCCCCTGGCGACAAACCTGGCGAAGTGATGCGCGCCATTGAAGTCATCGGTTCCATCTCCTGTGTGCTGCTCGGTGCTTATCCGATGGTGCTGCTGCTGACCCGCTGGTTTGAAAAACCGCTGATGAGCGTTGGCAATCTGCTGAAAATCAACAACATTGCTGCGGCAGGTATGGTGGCGACGCTGGCGAACAACATTCCAATGTTCGGCATGATGAAGCAGATGGATACCCGCGGCAAAGTGATTAACTGCGCGTTTGCGGTCTCCGCCGCGTTCGCGCTTGGCGACCACTTAGGCTTCGCGGCCGCAAATATGAACGCCATGATCTTCCCGATGATTGTCGGCAAGCTGATTGGCGGTGTGACGGCGATTGGCGTAGCGATGCTGCTGGTGCCAAAAGATGACCCGGCAGCGGTTAAAACCGAAGCGGAGGCGCAATCGTGAAGACTCGCCAGCTACTGAGCGTCGGTATCGATATCGGCACCACCACCACTCAGGTGATCTTCTCGCGCCTTGAGCTGGTTAACCGTGCGGCAGTGTCGCAGGTGCCGCGTTACGAATTCATCAAACGCGAAATTAGCTGGCAAAGCCCGGTCTTCTTTACTCCCGTCGATAAACAGGGCGGATTGCAAGAAGCCGAACTGAAGGCGCTGATTCTGGCCCAGTACCAGGCCGCAGGCATTGCCCCAGAGTCTGTGGATTCCGGGGCTGTCATCATCACCGGCGAGAGCGCGAAAACCCGTAACGCCCGTCCGGCGGTGATGACCCTTTCCCAGTCTCTCGGCGACTTTGTCGTCGCCAGCGCCGGACCTCATCTGGAATCGGTGATTGCCGGTCACGGGGCAGGGGCGCAAACCCTGTCGGAACAGCGTCTGTGTCGCGTGTTGAACATCGATATCGGTGGCGGTACGTCGAACTACGCGCTGTTCGACGCCGGGAAAGTAAGCGCAACGGCCTGTCTGAACGTGGGCGGCAGACTGCTGGAAACCAACGGTCAGGGACGAGTTGCCTGGGCGCATCAGCCGGGGCAACAGATTGTTGATGCGGTTTTCGGCGCGGGGACCGATGCCCGCGCGCTGACGGTCACACAACTGGGTCAGGTGGCGCGGCGGATGGCCGATCTTATCGTCGAGGTTATCGACGGTTCACTCTCGCCGCTGGCGCAGGCGCTGATGCAAACAGGGTTGCTGCCCGCAGACATGCAGCCTGACGTCATCACGCTTTCCGGCGGTGTGGGGGAGTGCTATCGCAACCAACCTGCCGATTCATTCTGTTTTTCTGATATTGGACCGCTACTGGCACTGGCGCTGCATGAACATCCGCGCCTGCGTGAGATGAACGTGCAGTTCCCGGCGCAAACCGTGCGCGCCACGGTGATTGGTGCCGGGGCCCACACGCTGTCGCTCTCGGGCAGCACGATATGGCTGGAGGGTGTTGCGCTTCCGCTGCGCAATCTGCCGGTGGCCATTCCCGTCGATGAATCCAGTCTGGTCAACGCCTGGCATCAGGCGCTGATTCAGCTCGATCTCTGCCCACAAACTGACGCGTATGTACTGGCGCTTCCCGCCTCGTTGCCGGTGCGTTACGCCGCATTACTCACGGTCATCGACGCGCTGTTAGCGTTCGTCGCGCGTTTTCCGAATCCGCATCCCCTGCTGGTGGTGGCCGAGCAGGACTTTGGTAAAGCCCTGGGCATGCTGTTACGCCCACAGTTACAGCAACACCCGCTGGCGGTCATTGACGAAGTGATCGTTCGGGCGGGGGACTATATCGACATTGGTACGCCTCTTTTTGGCGGATCGGTTGTGCCGGTGACGGTGAAATCACTCGCATTTCCTTCCTGAGGGAACGACTTATGAAACTAAAGACCACATTGTTCGGCAATGTTTATCAGTTTAAGGATGTAAAAGAGGTGCTGGCAAAAGCCAACGAACTGCGTTCGGGGGATGTGCTGGCAGGGGTTGCCGCAGAAAGCTCGCAAGAGCGTGTTGCTGCGAAACAGGTGTTGTCGGAAATGACGGTAGCGGATGTCCGCAACAACCCGGTGATTTCCTATGAGGAGGATTGCGTTACGCGTCTGATTCAGGATGACGTCAACGAAACGGCCTATAACCGCATTAAAAACTGGAGCATCAGCGAGCTGCGCGAATACGTGCTGAGCGATGAAACCTCCGTTGATGACATTGCCTTTACGCGTAAAGGTTTGACTTCGGAAGTGGTGGCGGCGGTCGCCAAAATCTGCTCGAACGCTGACCTGATCTACGGCGGCAAGAAGATGCCGGTGATCA
This Citrobacter enshiensis DNA region includes the following protein-coding sequences:
- the eutH gene encoding ethanolamine utilization protein EutH; the encoded protein is MGINEIIMYIMMFFMLIAAVDRILSQFGGSERFLGKFGKSIEGSGGQFEEGFMAMGALGLAMVGMTALAPVMAHVLGPVIIPLYEMLGANPSMFAGTLLACDMGGFFLAKELAGGDVAAWLYSGLILGAMMGPTLVFSIPVALGIIEPSDRRYLALGVLAGIVTIPVGCIAGGLIAMYSGVEVNGQPVEFTFALILMNMIPVLIVAVLVALGLKFIPEKMINGFQIFAKFLVALITIGLAAAVVKFLLGWELIPGLDPIFMAPGDKPGEVMRAIEVIGSISCVLLGAYPMVLLLTRWFEKPLMSVGNLLKINNIAAAGMVATLANNIPMFGMMKQMDTRGKVINCAFAVSAAFALGDHLGFAAANMNAMIFPMIVGKLIGGVTAIGVAMLLVPKDDPAAVKTEAEAQS
- the eutA gene encoding ethanolamine ammonia-lyase reactivating factor EutA; translated protein: MKTRQLLSVGIDIGTTTTQVIFSRLELVNRAAVSQVPRYEFIKREISWQSPVFFTPVDKQGGLQEAELKALILAQYQAAGIAPESVDSGAVIITGESAKTRNARPAVMTLSQSLGDFVVASAGPHLESVIAGHGAGAQTLSEQRLCRVLNIDIGGGTSNYALFDAGKVSATACLNVGGRLLETNGQGRVAWAHQPGQQIVDAVFGAGTDARALTVTQLGQVARRMADLIVEVIDGSLSPLAQALMQTGLLPADMQPDVITLSGGVGECYRNQPADSFCFSDIGPLLALALHEHPRLREMNVQFPAQTVRATVIGAGAHTLSLSGSTIWLEGVALPLRNLPVAIPVDESSLVNAWHQALIQLDLCPQTDAYVLALPASLPVRYAALLTVIDALLAFVARFPNPHPLLVVAEQDFGKALGMLLRPQLQQHPLAVIDEVIVRAGDYIDIGTPLFGGSVVPVTVKSLAFPS